The window GTTGTTGGGAAGCATGAACGTGGCGTAAAGCCCGGCATATGCCTGATACTGCGCGTCTTCCAGCAAGCTTGAGGAGCGAATGGTGATGGGATAGTCCACCTCGCGCAGATAGATGCGCACATGATGCTCCAGCCAGCCCGGCATCTTGCCCGCAAGAAAGAGACGGGCGATCTCCGCATCCGGCACGTCAGCCTTGGCGAGGTACTTGAGGTTGTTATTGCGCACAAAGGCGTCAAACCCGTCCACGCTGACGGCCAGCGTTCGCGGCGGCGCTATATGCACATCCGGAAACTTCTCCTGCAGCCAGCGGTTCTGCGAAAGAAGACGGAAGAGGAATGCCAACCCGCGGGATTTGCCGCCGAGCGAGCCCTTGCCCGTCTTGAGAAAGTCCGTTGTGGGGTCGAAATCCCCTGCATGAAAGGTGACCACCACTCCCCGTTGCCGGTCACGGATACGGTCACGGATCAGCGTAAGCAGAAAATCCCGTTGTGTCAGCGGACCACTGAAATCTGCATTGGTCAGGGGCCGCATGACGCAGGCCAACTCGAACTCGTTGCGCGCAAAAAACCAGCGCGAGAAATCGTTGCGGCTGCAGTGGGCCAGAAAAACATCGTCGGGAATGGTCCTGAGCATCTTTTCCACGCCGTGCATGCTGGAGGCGCGCCCAATCTCCCCCCCCTCGGCATCACGGAAGACAAAGTCGCCGAATCCCAGCTGCTCGGAAACAAAGCGGCGCACCTCCGCCAGCAGAAAGGGCGAATTCTTGTCCACGAAGAACGCGGGCACCTCTTCCGCCCGCGCCGCGTTGACGGATTCCGAGCTTGTCAGCAGCAGGGGAATATCCGCCCGCTCGTGCCGTATTTCCTTGAGCAACGTCACGCCCGCATCGGCAATAAGCTTGCCGCCCATGGGGTAGCGCACGTCGGAAATGACTCCCAGCACGTAATGCTCATACTGCCTGAAATATTCCACAGCCCGCTCGTAGGTTTCCGCCACCAGAATCTTGGGACGCGCACGCATGGCCAGCAGGCGGTGTTCCTGATTCAGCCCCTCGTGAATGACCTGCTGCGCCTGCAGCACCAGTTCCCTGTAAAGAATGGGGAGCAGCGAAGAGATGTAGACCGGGGAATCTTCCACCATGATGATGACGCGCACGCCCGCGAACTGGGTATCGTGCTCCACGTTGCGACGGTCTTCCGAAAGCTTGACGATGGCAAGCAGCAGATCGGCATTGCCCGTCCAGACAAAAAAGCGGTCCACGCCGAGAGCGCGGTACTCTTCAGGATGCTCGATGCGCTGGTGGGTGAGCATGACCACGGGCAGGTCAGGGTACCGCTCCTTGACCGAAGACTTCAGGGAAAGCAGATCCTCTTCCGTGTAGTTGGACATGAGAATGAGCAGGTCGCAGGCATGTGCTTCCAACTGCTCCGGCACTTCCGCAAAGGAAGATACCCACGTCAGGCTCGGCGGCTGGCTCAGGTTGAGCCCGCGATACTCGCTAACAAGACGCTCGGAAAGCTTGCAGTCCTCCTCCATGACCCACGCATCATACGGGGTGGAGACGAGCAGAATATTCCGCACCTTGCTCGCCATGAGTTCCTTGTACTGGGCGAACCTGCTTTCGGTACCAGTCCGGTGGACATAACAGAACTGCTGCATGGTATCCCTTCCTTCCTCCCTGTGGAGGTTCAGCTTTCCCGACAGTCTGCCGGTACCGTGAAATCAGGAACCACAAGAATCCATGAACCGAAACGACAGACGCTTTCGCTGGGCTAGTCCCCTATTCTGCACTCAAGCGTCTGCTCCCGCTTGGCGTCATACATGGCCTTGTCAGCCCGCAGATAGGCCGTATCCAACGAGTCTGAGGGCAGAACCGTTGTCAGGCCGCAGCTCATCCGAATGCAGAGGGACTCGCCGTTCACTTCCACCAACGGCGTTTGCGCGAGCCGCTCATTAAACCTGTGCACCACATTATTGGCGCTGGCCGCACCGCCCATGACGAGCAGCATGAACTCATCGCCGCCCCAACGGGCGAGCATGTCCGTCTTCCTGAGGATTTCTCCTGACAGCCTGCCCAGTTCCTGCAAAATGCGGTCGCCCACAATATGCCCGTATGTATCATTAATGACTTTGAAATCATTCAGGTCCAGCACAGCCAGAGAGAACACCTCCCCGCCCCTGCTCAACAGAGAATACTGCATGTTGAATCGCTGCTCTAAGGCACGCCGGTTGGGCAGCCCGGTCAGGGAATCCACAAGCGTTACGGATTCCAAACGTCTCTGATACCGGTTCACGGTCATGACACTCACCAGCAGAACCGCCAGCGTCACCACAGCACCCGCCGCAACTGTGCGGATGAAATTGTCCCGCGCCGAGGCCATGACGTCAAACTCCGCCTGCTGCACAACAATGTACCAGTCGATCTCCGGAATATAGCGCGAGGTAAGGTAAACGCCGCCATCCTTTCCCTTGAACTCGAAATCGGCCGGTGTATCCTTGGCTGCCAGCACTCCCGCCGATACTTCCGGCGAGGCCATGCTCGCAAGTGAGGTGCCTCTGACAAGCGACACATCGGGATGCACCTGTACGGTACCCTTGCCATCCACCATGAAAACGGTCTTGCCATGCAGCCGCTTGTAGTCACTGAACAGTCTGGCAAGGGTGGCCATGCGCAGCCCCACGCCTGTCACCCCGATAGTGCGGGATGCAGTATCGCGCACCCTGTAATTGATAAACACCGTCAGCTCGTTGCCGGCAGCTTCGTTGGTGTCCACATCCAGCCGCATCGTCAGACCGGAGGCCAGAAAGTCGTAGAACCAGACGTCATGGGCATCATCTGGATGTACATCCTTGAGCACGTTCTCGAAGTGATAGTACCGGCTGGAAGCCGTTGACACAAAAAACGAGGAAAAAAAACCATACTCCTCGTGAATGCGCTGCAGGTATCGGATGACTCTGGTCGAATCCTTTTCCCCTTCCAGCACCCAATCACGCAGGAAGGTATCGTTTGCCATGACCGATGCGACATGAATGGGCTGCATGAGGTCAGCATGAATTTCGGAGTAAATGGTGTCGCGCAGCAGAGGCAGGGAAGAATTAACCAACTCATCGCGTATATAACGCTGAGAGACATTATAATTCACCACACCAAGGAGAATGAAACCCGTAAGCATGATGCCGCAAAGAGCTGCGACAAGCTTTATTCTGTCGGAAGCAAGGGACATTATGACCACCTGAAAAAAATGCAATATCACTTTCGGCATAGTACACAAAGCCGATGCATAAACCAAGCCCCGCTGAGCCCTCTTTTTCGAAGACATGCGCAAGATTTC is drawn from Desulfovibrio mangrovi and contains these coding sequences:
- a CDS encoding PEP/pyruvate-binding domain-containing protein, translated to MQQFCYVHRTGTESRFAQYKELMASKVRNILLVSTPYDAWVMEEDCKLSERLVSEYRGLNLSQPPSLTWVSSFAEVPEQLEAHACDLLILMSNYTEEDLLSLKSSVKERYPDLPVVMLTHQRIEHPEEYRALGVDRFFVWTGNADLLLAIVKLSEDRRNVEHDTQFAGVRVIIMVEDSPVYISSLLPILYRELVLQAQQVIHEGLNQEHRLLAMRARPKILVAETYERAVEYFRQYEHYVLGVISDVRYPMGGKLIADAGVTLLKEIRHERADIPLLLTSSESVNAARAEEVPAFFVDKNSPFLLAEVRRFVSEQLGFGDFVFRDAEGGEIGRASSMHGVEKMLRTIPDDVFLAHCSRNDFSRWFFARNEFELACVMRPLTNADFSGPLTQRDFLLTLIRDRIRDRQRGVVVTFHAGDFDPTTDFLKTGKGSLGGKSRGLAFLFRLLSQNRWLQEKFPDVHIAPPRTLAVSVDGFDAFVRNNNLKYLAKADVPDAEIARLFLAGKMPGWLEHHVRIYLREVDYPITIRSSSLLEDAQYQAYAGLYATFMLPNNHPDPQERLRQALQAIKLVFASTYYQAPKAFSRRVKLRTDEEKMGVVIQEVVGQQYGEYFYPVISGVAQSHNYYPFGRMDTEEGVASIAMGLGKMVMDGGQTLRFSPAHPQLLPQFATESDMMRNSQTSFYSLYMGGVSASWEPVDVPPQPVSGTDADSAGEGRASGVTSFASPDRVVLREVYDAEPDGPVTLVASTYDPREGVLRDTVSGPGAKVLLFSQVLRHNSFPLPEIVKDVLDIASQAMGGPVEVEFAVDMPVTEAQRAALKEAGHPKGRFALLQLRPMSAKAEVRKVTVTEADRKRAFCYSCNALGNAERHDIRDVVFVRPDSFDVAYTQEIAREIGQMNRTLMDEGRPYLLIGFGRWGSADRWLGIPVGWQDICGVAAMIETSTGTLKVEPSQGSHFFHNITTLGINYIMVGEKGEERIDWDWLAGLPEVHREKYISRVQLDTPLHLKVDGRTSQCVIMVGSETDNVAPDGPEHAAKTCKREIKNV
- a CDS encoding sensor domain-containing diguanylate cyclase; translated protein: MSLASDRIKLVAALCGIMLTGFILLGVVNYNVSQRYIRDELVNSSLPLLRDTIYSEIHADLMQPIHVASVMANDTFLRDWVLEGEKDSTRVIRYLQRIHEEYGFFSSFFVSTASSRYYHFENVLKDVHPDDAHDVWFYDFLASGLTMRLDVDTNEAAGNELTVFINYRVRDTASRTIGVTGVGLRMATLARLFSDYKRLHGKTVFMVDGKGTVQVHPDVSLVRGTSLASMASPEVSAGVLAAKDTPADFEFKGKDGGVYLTSRYIPEIDWYIVVQQAEFDVMASARDNFIRTVAAGAVVTLAVLLVSVMTVNRYQRRLESVTLVDSLTGLPNRRALEQRFNMQYSLLSRGGEVFSLAVLDLNDFKVINDTYGHIVGDRILQELGRLSGEILRKTDMLARWGGDEFMLLVMGGAASANNVVHRFNERLAQTPLVEVNGESLCIRMSCGLTTVLPSDSLDTAYLRADKAMYDAKREQTLECRIGD